Proteins encoded in a region of the Ursus arctos isolate Adak ecotype North America unplaced genomic scaffold, UrsArc2.0 scaffold_2, whole genome shotgun sequence genome:
- the JTB gene encoding protein JTB, giving the protein MPAGGGRGGLPQGSHLCWLLCAFTLKLCQAEAPERAEKLSVSTSNLPCWLVEEFVVAEECAPCSNFQAKTTPECGSTGYVEKITCSSSKRNEFKSCRSALMEQHLFWKFEGAIVGVALVFACLVIVRQRQLDRKALEKVRKQIESI; this is encoded by the exons ATGCCTGCGGGCGGAGGAAGGGGTGGCCTCCCCCAGGGCAGCCACCTCTGTTGGTTGCTCTGTGCTTTCACCTTAAAGCTCTG CCAAGCCGAGGCTCCTGAGCGGGCGGAGAAGCTGTCAG TGAGCACCTCAAATTTGCCGTGCTGGCTGGTGGAAGAGTTTGTGGTGGCAGAAGAATGTGCTCCGTGTTCTAATTTTCAGGCT AAAACCACCCCTGAGTGTGGTTCCACAGGGTACGTGGAGAAAATCACATGCAGCTCATCGAAGAGGAATGAATTCAAAAG CTGCCGCTCAGCTCTGATGGAACAACACTTATTCTGGAAATTCGAAGGGGCCATCGTGGGTGTGGCATTGGTCTTCGCTTGCCTTGTCATCGTTCGTCAGCGACAGTTGGACAGAAAAGCTCTGGAAAAGGTCCGGAAGCAAATCGAGTCCATATAG
- the CREB3L4 gene encoding cyclic AMP-responsive element-binding protein 3-like protein 4 isoform X1, whose product MDFRTPDLLDVWLEPPEEVSTGAFLELGLHCPPPEVPGTKLQEQGLRGWGPSGSRGCGLRESEPEDFLKLLIDPNEVYCSEASPGSDSGISEDPGHPDSPPAPKAPSSPALYEVVYEAGGLERVQGEAGPAVGLISLQLDQRSPRLMVPDACTVRELPLAHAHTLPREGTVNPVPPATLLPCQTLFLTEEEKRLLGQEGVSLPTHLPLTKAEERALKKVRRKIRNKQSAQDSRRRKKEYIDGLESRAAACSAQNQELQKKVQELERHNISLVTQLRQLQMLIAQTSNKAAQTSTCVLILLFSLALIILPSVSPLQGLREAGTEDHQPHGVISRNILTHKDMTENLETTVVQSRLEGPPRAKDVNGSTRTLLEKMGGKTGSSGHIRTVLHADEM is encoded by the exons ATGGACTTCCGAAcccccgacctgctggatgtgtgGCTGGAGCCCCCAGAAGAGGTTTCCACAGGAGCCTTCCTGGAGCTGGGACTGCACTGCCCCCCTCCAGAGGTCCCAGGGACTAAGCTCCAAGAACAGGGGCTTCGAGGCTGGGGGCCCAGCGGCAGCCGTGGCTGT GGCCTTCGAGAGAGCGAGCCTGAAGATTTCCTGAAGCTTCTCATTGATCCCAATGAGGTGTACTGCTCCGAAGCATCTCCTGGCAGTGACAGCGGGATCTCCGAGGACCCTGGCCATCCAGACAGTCCTCCTGCCCCCAAAGCACCCAGTTCCCCTGCTCTCTATGAGGTTGTCTATGAGGCAGGGGGCCTGGAGAGGGTGCAAGGGGAAGCTGGGCCAGCTGTAGGGCTCATCTCTCTCCAGCTAG ATCAGCGGAGCCCACGACTTATGGTGCCTGATGCCTGCACGGTCCGCGAGCTGCCCCTTGCTCACGCTCACACCCTGCCCAGAGAGGGCACTGTAAACCCAGTGCCTCCTGCGACCCTA CTGCCCTGTCAAACCTTGTTcctgacagaggaagagaagcgtCTGCTGGGACAGGAAGGGGTTTCCCTGCCCACTCATCTGCCTCTCACCAAG GCAGAGGAGAGGGCCCTCAAGAAGGTCAGGAGGAAGATCCGTAACAAGCAGTCAGCTCAGGACAGTCGGCGACGGAAGAAAGAGTACATCGACGGGCTAGAGAGTAG GGCGGCTGCCTGTTCTGCACAGAACCAGGAACTACAGAAAAAAGTCCAGGAGCTGGAGAGACACAATAT ctccctggTAACTCAGCTCCGCCAGCTGCAGATGCTCATTGCCCAAACCTCCAACAAAGCTGCCCAGACCAGCACTTGTGTTCTG atccttcttttttctctggctCTCATCATCCTGCCCAGTGTCAGCCCCTTGCAGGGTCTCCGGGAAGCTGGGACTGAGGATCACCAGCCACATGGAG TGATTTCCAGAAATATCCTGACTCACAAGGACATGACAGAAAATTTGGAGACCACAGTGGTACAGTCCAGACTGGAGGGGCCACCTAGGGCCAAGGATGTAAATGGCTCAACAAGGACCCTGCTTGAGAAGATGGGAGGCAAGACAGGCTCCAGTGGGCATATCAGAACGGTCCTGCATGCAGATGAGATGTGA
- the SLC39A1 gene encoding zinc transporter ZIP1 produces MGPWGEPELLVWRPEAVASEPPGPVGLEVKMGALVLLLLLTLLCSLVPICVLRRPGAGPEASASRQKALSLVSCFAGGVFLATCLLDLLPDYLAAIDEALAALHVTLQFPLQEFILAMGFFLVLVMEQITLAYKEQSGPPPREETRALLGTANGGPQHWHDGPGVPQAGGAPAAPSALRACVLVFSLALHSVFEGLAVGLQRDRARAMELCLALLLHKGVLAVSLSLRLLQSRLRAQVVAGCGILFSCMTPLGIGLGAALAESAGPLHQLAQSVLEGMAAGTFLYITFLEILPQELAASEQRVLKVILLLAGFALLTGLLFIQV; encoded by the exons ATGGGGCCCTGGGGAGAGCCAGAGCTCCTGGTGTGGCGCCCGGAGGCCGTGGCCTCGGAGCCCCCAGGGCCCGTGGGGCTGGAGGTGAAAATGGGGGCCCTGGTGCTGCTGCTCTTGCTCACGCTCCTCTGCAGTCTGGTGCCCATCTGCGTGCTGCGCCGGCCTGGGGCCGGCCCGGAAGCCTCGG CCTCCCGCCAAAAAGCCTTGAGCCTAGTAAGCTGCTTCGCCGGGGGTGTCTTTCTGGCCACCTGTCTTCTGGACCTACTGCCTGACTACTTGGCTGCCATAGATGAGGCCCTAGCAGCCCTGCACGTGACG CTCCAGTTCCCCCTACAAGAGTTCATCTTGGCAATGGGCTTCTTCCTGGTCCTGGTGATGGAGCAGATCACACTAGCTTACAAGGAGCAGTCAGGGCCACCACCTCGAGAGGAGACGAGGGCTCTGCTGGGAACGGCAAATGGTGGGCCACAGCACTGGCATGATGGGCCAGGGGTCCCACAGGCAGGTGgagccccagcagccccctcaGCCCTGCGTGCCTGCGTACTGGTTTTCTCCCTGGCCCTGCACTCAGTGTTTGAGGGACTGGCGGTGGGGCTGCAGCGAGACCGGGCTCGGGCCATGGAGCTGTGCCTGGCTCTGCTGCTCCACAAGGGTGTTCTGGCAGTCAGCTTGTCCCTGCGGCTGCTACAGAGCCGTCTGCGAGCGCAGGTGGTAGCTGGCTGTGGGATCCTCTTCTCATGCATGACACCCCTGGGCATTGGGCTGGGTGCAGCTCTGGCAGAGTCGGCTGGGCCACTGCACCAGCTGGCCCAGTCTGTGCTGGAGGGCATGGCAGCTGGCACCTTTCTCTATATTACCTTCCTGGAAATCCTGCCCCAGGAGCTGGCCGCTTCTGAGCAGAGGGTCCTCAAGGTCATCCTGCTGCTCGCAGGCTTTGCCCTGCTCACTGGCCTGCTCTTCATCCAAGTCTAG
- the RAB13 gene encoding ras-related protein Rab-13 isoform X2, which produces MAKAYDHLFKLLLIGDSGVGKTCLIIRFAEDSFNNTYISTIGIDFKIRTVDVEGKKIKLQVWDTAGQERFKTITTAYYRGAMGIILVYDITDEKSFENIQNWMKSIKENASAGVERLLLGNKCDMEAKRKVQKEQAVKLAREHGIRFFETSAKSSTNVDEAFSSLARDILLKSGGRRSVSWFCWPGHSCVYVSGVKPREGSSAKTPQGWIPFKQCTVSDPSQPLSP; this is translated from the exons ATGGCCAAAGCCTACGACCACCTCTTCAAGTTGCTGCTCATCGGGGACTCGGGGGTGGGCAAGACTTGTCTGATCATTCGCTTTGCAGAGGACAGCTTCAACAACACCTACATCTCCACCATCG GAATTGACTTCAAGATCCGAACTGTGGATGTAGAGGGGAAGAAGATCAAATTGCAGGTCTG GGACACAGCTGGCCAAGAGCGATTCAAGACAATAACTACTGCCTATTACCGTGGAGCCATG GGCATTATCCTAGTATATGACATCACAGATGAGAAATCCTTCGAGAATATTCAGAACTGGATGAAAAGCATCAAAGAG AATGCCTCAGCTGGGGTGGAGCGCCTGCTGCTGGGGAACAAGTGTGACATGGAGGCCAAGAGGAAGGTGCAGAAGGAGCAGGCTGTTAAG cTTGCTCGGGAGCATGGGATCCGATTCTTCGAGACAAGTGCCAAGTCCAGCACAAATGTGGATGAG GCTTTCAGTTCCCTGGCCCGGGACATCTTGCTCAAGTCAGGAGGCCGGAGATCGGTGAGTTGGTTTTGCTGGCCTGGGCACAGCTGTGTGTATGTGTCAGGAGTGAAACCTCGGGAGGGGAGTAGTGCTAAGACCCCCCAAGGGTGGATCCCCTTCAAACAATGTACAGTCTCAGACCCCAGCCAGCCATTGTCACCCTGA
- the RAB13 gene encoding ras-related protein Rab-13 isoform X1: protein MAKAYDHLFKLLLIGDSGVGKTCLIIRFAEDSFNNTYISTIGIDFKIRTVDVEGKKIKLQVWDTAGQERFKTITTAYYRGAMGIILVYDITDEKSFENIQNWMKSIKENASAGVERLLLGNKCDMEAKRKVQKEQAVKLAREHGIRFFETSAKSSTNVDEAFSSLARDILLKSGGRRSGNSHKPPGTDLKACDKKNTSKCSLG from the exons ATGGCCAAAGCCTACGACCACCTCTTCAAGTTGCTGCTCATCGGGGACTCGGGGGTGGGCAAGACTTGTCTGATCATTCGCTTTGCAGAGGACAGCTTCAACAACACCTACATCTCCACCATCG GAATTGACTTCAAGATCCGAACTGTGGATGTAGAGGGGAAGAAGATCAAATTGCAGGTCTG GGACACAGCTGGCCAAGAGCGATTCAAGACAATAACTACTGCCTATTACCGTGGAGCCATG GGCATTATCCTAGTATATGACATCACAGATGAGAAATCCTTCGAGAATATTCAGAACTGGATGAAAAGCATCAAAGAG AATGCCTCAGCTGGGGTGGAGCGCCTGCTGCTGGGGAACAAGTGTGACATGGAGGCCAAGAGGAAGGTGCAGAAGGAGCAGGCTGTTAAG cTTGCTCGGGAGCATGGGATCCGATTCTTCGAGACAAGTGCCAAGTCCAGCACAAATGTGGATGAG GCTTTCAGTTCCCTGGCCCGGGACATCTTGCTCAAGTCAGGAGGCCGGAGATCG GGAAACAGCCACAAGCCCCCTGGCACTGACCTGAAAGCTTGTGACAAGAAGAACACCAGCAAGTGCTCCCTCGGCTGA
- the CREB3L4 gene encoding cyclic AMP-responsive element-binding protein 3-like protein 4 isoform X2, producing MDFRTPDLLDVWLEPPEEVSTGAFLELGLHCPPPEVPGTKLQEQGLRGWGPSGSRGCPPVSPSDQRSPRLMVPDACTVRELPLAHAHTLPREGTVNPVPPATLLPCQTLFLTEEEKRLLGQEGVSLPTHLPLTKAEERALKKVRRKIRNKQSAQDSRRRKKEYIDGLESRAAACSAQNQELQKKVQELERHNISLVTQLRQLQMLIAQTSNKAAQTSTCVLILLFSLALIILPSVSPLQGLREAGTEDHQPHGVISRNILTHKDMTENLETTVVQSRLEGPPRAKDVNGSTRTLLEKMGGKTGSSGHIRTVLHADEM from the exons ATGGACTTCCGAAcccccgacctgctggatgtgtgGCTGGAGCCCCCAGAAGAGGTTTCCACAGGAGCCTTCCTGGAGCTGGGACTGCACTGCCCCCCTCCAGAGGTCCCAGGGACTAAGCTCCAAGAACAGGGGCTTCGAGGCTGGGGGCCCAGCGGCAGCCGTGGCTGT CCACCTGTGTCTCCCTCAGATCAGCGGAGCCCACGACTTATGGTGCCTGATGCCTGCACGGTCCGCGAGCTGCCCCTTGCTCACGCTCACACCCTGCCCAGAGAGGGCACTGTAAACCCAGTGCCTCCTGCGACCCTA CTGCCCTGTCAAACCTTGTTcctgacagaggaagagaagcgtCTGCTGGGACAGGAAGGGGTTTCCCTGCCCACTCATCTGCCTCTCACCAAG GCAGAGGAGAGGGCCCTCAAGAAGGTCAGGAGGAAGATCCGTAACAAGCAGTCAGCTCAGGACAGTCGGCGACGGAAGAAAGAGTACATCGACGGGCTAGAGAGTAG GGCGGCTGCCTGTTCTGCACAGAACCAGGAACTACAGAAAAAAGTCCAGGAGCTGGAGAGACACAATAT ctccctggTAACTCAGCTCCGCCAGCTGCAGATGCTCATTGCCCAAACCTCCAACAAAGCTGCCCAGACCAGCACTTGTGTTCTG atccttcttttttctctggctCTCATCATCCTGCCCAGTGTCAGCCCCTTGCAGGGTCTCCGGGAAGCTGGGACTGAGGATCACCAGCCACATGGAG TGATTTCCAGAAATATCCTGACTCACAAGGACATGACAGAAAATTTGGAGACCACAGTGGTACAGTCCAGACTGGAGGGGCCACCTAGGGCCAAGGATGTAAATGGCTCAACAAGGACCCTGCTTGAGAAGATGGGAGGCAAGACAGGCTCCAGTGGGCATATCAGAACGGTCCTGCATGCAGATGAGATGTGA